A genomic stretch from Pieris napi chromosome 18, ilPieNapi1.2, whole genome shotgun sequence includes:
- the LOC125058190 gene encoding uncharacterized protein LOC125058190 isoform X2, producing the protein MNTRSRQARAEEIDEDVRTERVPLESPSKVLERGLADITHDRESVESIRKNEAVDSKLLPVGSASQTSRNTMRSKASRVRQAEYEVQKRLVALEKEHLRKKFELKYQEMEQEMELEMKLLKKRIAVDLSRADDEESIVECLPEQRNGNNSAAMVDRWLRSHSGVNNLSQGDREEDTALPEHVEPLKHSVSWEKERPISPIEEASVPRTRSHDQGMERLIGAFEKIATNRPPVRHAQDLPQFNGKVCDWLYFKVAYEDSTKLYKYSKAENMARLRTCLTGAAKETVAVLLSTACDPELIMNALDQCYGRPEIIIDKALEEIKRLPRPGYTAVEFNQFAIKVQNIAWLLKSVNDRSYTSNGALVREIVSKLNLHYQARWTDYGKANSNEKEPILITLSKYLLEEASLQLTFNYSRKIETATSLGTSKPRSKTNERVYSTQKKLRCLCCNGNHHATHCEEFLKMNLNQRWDRLRETKACFLCLEEYHRRSQCRKKRCGIDGCEKAHHRLLHWVVHKPQQQPLLVQPSTSNSEAEVVMSTSVTAKDECQAVLLKVCPVTVRGRNGKIVKTHALLDEGSTITIIAEKLAHELGVSGPSKPLKIQGVSSQTKDFESQHVKIDISRYDGGANYTLKARTMRDFDIGSQRISSDNLRYKHLVTTPTNDWRS; encoded by the coding sequence ATGAACACAAGGAGCCGACAAGCAAGGGCAGAAGAAATCGATGAAGATGTACGGACAGAACGCGTGCCGTTAGAATCGCCATCGAAAGTCCTAGAACGTGGACTAGCCGATATTACACACGACAGGGAGTCAGTTGAATCAATACGGAAGAATGAAGCCGTTGATTCAAAGTTGTTACCTGTGGGTTCAGCATCACAGACCTCAAGAAATACAATGAGGTCGAAAGCGTCCCGTGTAAGGCAAGCTGAATACGAAGTCCAAAAACGCTTGGTCGCATTAGAAAAAGaacatttaagaaaaaagttcGAATTAAAATATCAGGAGATGGAACAAGAGATGGAGCttgaaatgaaattgttaaagaAGAGAATCGCCGTTGACTTAAGCAGAGCAGACGACGAAGAGAGTATCGTCGAATGCTTGCCAGAACAGCGGAACGGAAACAACTCCGCTGCTATGGTAGATAGATGGCTAAGAAGTCATAGCGGCGTGAATAATCTATCTCAAGGTGATAGGGAAGAAGACACAGCGCTCCCAGAACACGTGGAGCCATTGAAACACAGTGTGTCGTGGGAAAAAGAACGGCCCATATCACCTATCGAAGAGGCCTCCGTGCCGAGAACGCGATCCCATGATCAAGGGATGGAACGGCTCATCGGAGCCTTTGAAAAAATAGCTACAAACAGACCCCCTGTACGACATGCTCAAGATCTGCCGCAGTTTAACGGGAAAGTCTGCGACTGGCTTTACTTTAAAGTTGCTTATGAAGACTCCACGAAGCTCTACAAATACTCTAAGGCGGAAAACATGGCAAGATTACGCACATGTCTTACGGGAGCCGCTAAAGAAACAGTCGCCGTATTATTGAGTACTGCCTGCGATCCCGAGCTTATTATGAATGCACTAGATCAGTGTTATGGCCGACCGGAGATCATAATTGATAAAGCGCTGGAAGAAATAAAACGATTACCCAGACCGGGATATACAGCGGTTGAATTTAACCAGTTTGCAATAAAAGTGCAAAACATCGCGTGGCTATTGAAAAGTGTAAACGATCGTAGCTACACGAGTAACGGGGCCTTAGTCCGAGAAATAGTGTCTAAACTTAACCTGCACTATCAGGCTAGATGGACGGACTACGGTAAGGCTAATAGTAATGAGAAAGAACCAATTCTCATTACGCTCTCAAAATACCTCTTAGAAGAAGCGAGCTTACAACTCACTTTCAACTATAGCCGTAAAATAGAAACAGCGACATCGCTAGGTACAAGTAAACCTAGATCAAAAACGAATGAGCGCGTTTACTCAACACAGAAGAAACTCAGATGCCTATGCTGTAACGGCAACCATCATGCAACTCATTGCGAAgagtttttgaaaatgaatctTAATCAACGATGGGATAGATTGAGAGAAACGAAGGCATGTTTTTTGTGCCTAGAAGAATATCACCGACGATCACAGTGCAGGAAAAAGCGATGTGGTATTGATGGGTGTGAAAAAGCGCACCATAGGTTGTTGCATTGGGTAGTACACAAGCCACAACAACAACCATTGTTGGTGCAACCATCAACATCTAACTCAGAGGCTGAAGTTGTTATGTCGACCTCTGTGACTGCAAAGGATGAATGTCAAGCCGTCTTACTGAAAGTATGTCCCGTAACTGTGAGAGGCCGAAATGGAAAGATCGTAAAAACTCATGCCCTACTGGACGAAGGTTCGACTATTACAATTATCGCGGAAAAGTTAGCCCACGAATTAGGTGTGAGCGGGCCAAGCAAGCCGCTGAAAATTCAAGGAGTTAGTTCTCAAACGAAAGATTTTGAGAGCCAACACGTCAAAATTGACATTAGTCGCTACGATGGAGGGGCTAATTACACTTTGAAAGCCCGAACGATGCGTGATTTCGATATTGGTAGCCAAAGAATTAGCTCGGATAATTTGCGCTACAAACATTTGGTTACCACTCCAACAAATGATTGGCGAAGCTAA
- the LOC125058190 gene encoding uncharacterized protein LOC125058190 isoform X7, which produces MSNNPRKSFSSKTKVGIRDPQIKRYIEQEEHNVSDSKSIQREESEMKMEVGSLTDEKKTGTICNTLSNTSFHDTEYGDGDKNVMFEVTSELMKGNLVSKSEEWISRFTQILEEALNQVLQEAAFQTIPPPWTMYEACECIKRGFKNDADIVDAANKLGDIIFDNGALRGKINHNINPSTFMKIYSYGVYLVDALQGVFKDDENVQAAEKLLAKLLLDIETPDLNNSFNEIDAINEHSDEVCFSASPQKTSQNHPTPSRITRSKARKIMTSVVYLTHAPNVYFIFARQPTSTPRLISACATGDDSSSRPLNKAQISCSVQTVARLHKGDNVNIAQREKNRTLLLKSGYTYIGFVKLSS; this is translated from the exons ATGTCAAATAATCCAAGAAAGAGTTTCTCCAGTAAAACTAAAGTAGGGATAAGAGATCCACAAATCAAAAGATATATAGAACAAGAAGAGCATAATGTATCTGATTCAAAATCAATACAGAGAGAAGAGTCAGAAATGAAAATGGAGGTGGGTAGTTTAACTgatgagaaaaaaa CAGGGACAATCTGCAACACACTATCAAATACCTCGTTTCATGATACAGAATATGGAGATGGTGATAAAAACGTTATGTTTGAAGTTACAAGTGAACTGATGAAAGGGAACCTAGTATCCAAGTCAGAAGAGTGGATTTCGCGATTCACACAAATACTGGAAGAAGCTCTTAATCAGGTTCTACAAGAGGCAGCTTTTCAGACAATACCTCCACCTTGGACGATGTATGAGGCTTGTGAGTGTATTAAACGGGGATTTAAAAATGACGCTGATATTGTTGATGCGGCAAATAAGTTGGGggatattatatttgataatgGAGCTTTGAGAG GTAAAATTAACCACAACATAAATCCATCTACATTTATGAAAATCTATAGTTACGGCGTTTACCTCGTTGATGCGTTAcag gGCGTTTTCAAAGATGACGAAAATGTACAGGCAGCTGAGAAATTATTAGCCAAGTTACTACTCGATATTGAGACGCCGGATTTGAATAACTCGTTTAATGAAATCGATGCAATAAATGAGCATAGCGATGAAG tttgtttttcagCTTCGCCACAAAAAACATCCCAAAATCATCCGACACCATCCAGAATCACCCGTTCAAAGGCTAGAAAGATTATGACATCA gtGGTATACTTAACGCACGCACCAAACgtatactttatatttgcaAGACAGCCGACAAGCACGCCGCGCCTCATCTCAGCCTGTGCCACAGGTGACGATTCCAGTTCCAGACCACTAAATAAGGCTCAAATATCCTGTTCAGTTCAAACAGTTGCACGTTTGCACAAAGGCGACAATGTGAACATCGCCCAGAGAGAAAAGAATAGAACGTTGTTACTCAAATCGGGTTACACATACATTGGTTTCGTGAAACTCAGTTCGTAA
- the LOC125058190 gene encoding uncharacterized protein LOC125058190 isoform X1, translating to MIGEAKPQLLIGADNWHLIVSRKVYSGKKNEPAASLTRLGWILHGTAPIRSLMEDNERVLHCIKKAAEIDVYKETIDERLEAILKQSFAIDALGINNKKRLTSADARAVQLFNTTIEKRERRYYLGLPWKTDNTKFPESYNMAFKRLKSIERKMDQSDEFKQSYTKQINNLLEKNYAHPVERTRILTSKEWYLPHFAVTNPNKPGKVRLVFDAAARSNEVCLNDELLDGPDLLQSLPGILLMFRERKYATTADIREMFLQIKVNEDDQVAQKFLWRGENRDKPPKEYVMTSLIFGAKSSPFLAHSVRDYNASCYRTTHPNAHNAITKNHYMDDYVDSFDTEDEAIKTMQEVIEVHSYAGFTLAGWNSNSQRIVEATPPELRSTSPKELGTTPLHYEKTLGISWEAAEDVLSFNTSLHRVPQEVKQGIRQPTKREALGAVMSVFDPLGLISYYTVTAKIILQQLWRLKTGWDEEIPTDQASEFKQWLCQLENVKTLKIPRWYNYTRGAELQLHVFCDASEQAHASVAYWRIGTDVIDVRLITAKARVAPIKSQSIPRLELQAALIGARLAVAITEGHRIEPNKIVLWTDSTTVLQWIRNDKARHPPFVAHRLTEITETTDASQWRWVPTRENVADDATRITLDHKTDNDRWFVGPAFLYGPEETWPKESCEPQVLTMTVIERRANRNDLPDIERFSQYERLIRATAYVQLFIRKLKDRSTRLSVSDLKDAEQAWVREAQNQSFQDEIDTLKKGKPIKKTSRLAKYDPFLDEYGLLRVRGRLQTPIAEETRNPILLDGRHTFTKLIVMKEHRRALHTNNERTEAHIRPFTNCGMDYFGPICVTIGRRHEKRWGAIFTCLSTRAVHIEIVASLSTDSALMALRRMAARRGWPQIIYSDNATNFKGADLELRKAMEKWTPEIENLCLVQRTEWRYIAPGAPHQGGAWERLIRTIKDAIRIVLTEKYPKEETFSTLMTEIEYSVNARPLTHVPVNPDDPEALTPNHFLLGAPDTMPILGTSPHVTKRTWKTAQALADEFWRRWVKEYLPTLNARGHTPRMKSPVKIGDVVIIMDPLLPRNVWPRGIVTKTHSGPDGETRSVEVETKLHQLRRPVTRIVVLPTESFTS from the coding sequence ATGATTGGCGAAGCTAAACCACAATTGTTAATTGGAGCAGACAATTGGCATCTCATCGTTTCCCGAAAAGTGTACAGTGGGAAGAAAAATGAACCGGCTGCATCTTTAACACGATTAGGCTGGATTTTACATGGTACAGCACCTATACGAAGTTTAATGGAAGACAACGAACGTGTTTTACACTGCATCAAAAAGGCGGCAGAAATCGACGTTTACAAAGAAACAATAGATGAGCGTCTAGAGGcgatattaaaacaaagttttgcaATAGATGCCTtgggtataaataataaaaaaaggttaacAAGTGCCGACGCACGTGCAGTTCAATTGTTCAATACAACAATAGAGAAACGGGAAAGGCGTTACTACCTGGGATTGCCGTGGAAGACTGATAACACGAAATTCCCAGAAAGCTATAATATGGCATTTAAGCGGCTTAAAAGCATTGAACGGAAAATGGATCAGTCGGACGAGTTTAAACAGtcatatacaaaacaaataaataacctgTTGGAGAAGAATTACGCCCACCCTGTTGAAAGAACCAGAATATTGACATCAAAAGAGTGGTACTTACCTCATTTTGCTGTAACCAACCCTAATAAACCGGGTAAAGTTCGTCTAGTATTTGATGCAGCGGCAAGATCAAATGAAGTATGCTTGAACGATGAGCTGCTAGATGGGCCAGACTTATTGCAATCATTGCCtggtatattattaatgtttcgCGAGAGAAAATACGCGACAACAGCCGACATTAGAGAAATGTTCCTGCAGATTAAAGTGAATGAAGACGATCAAGTTGCTCAAAAGTTTCTGTGGCGGGGTGAAAATCGAGATAAGCCCCCAAAAGAATACGTTATGACTTCACTGATATTTGGCGCTAAGAGCTCGCCATTTCTAGCACACAGCGTAAGGGATTACAACGCTTCGTGCTACCGTACTACACATCCGAACGCTCATAATgctataacaaaaaatcattatatGGATGACTACGTAGATAGCTTTGATACCGAAGACGAAGCCATAAAAACAATGCAAGAAGTGATTGAAGTTCATAGCTATGCTGGGTTTACATTGGCTGGATGGAATTCAAACTCACAAAGGATAGTGGAAGCTACGCCTCCTGAGCTTCGCTCTACAAGCCCCAAAGAGTTGGGAACCACACCCTTGCATTACGAGAAGACATTAGGAATAAGTTGGGAGGCCGCAGAAGATGTACTTTCCTTTAACACAAGCCTCCACAGAGTTCCTCAAGAAGTGAAGCAGGGAATTAGGCAGCCGACTAAAAGAGAAGCTTTAGGAGCCGTTATGTCAGTTTTTGATCCGTTAGGgttaattagttattatacCGTAACGGCGAAAATAATTCTACAACAGTTATGGAGATTGAAAACAGGATGGGATGAAGAAATTCCCACTGACCAAGCTTCGGAGTTTAAACAGTGGTTGTGTCAGttagaaaatgtaaaaacaCTGAAGATACCTAGATGGTATAATTACACGAGGGGAGCTGAGCTACAATTGCATGTATTCTGTGACGCATCTGAACAAGCACATGCGAGCGTGGCATATTGGCGAATTGGAACCGATGTAATTGACGTCAGACTCATCACAGCAAAAGCACGGGTGGCACCTATTAAGTCACAGAGTATACCGCGGCTAGAACTACAGGCAGCCCTTATCGGAGCGAGATTAGCTGTGGCCATTACAGAAGGTCACAGAATTGAACCAAACAAGATCGTGCTATGGACGGATTCAACGACGGTATTACAGTGGATCAGAAATGATAAAGCAAGGCACCCACCTTTTGTAGCACATAGATTGACTGAAATCACCGAAACGACGGATGCTAGTCAATGGCGTTGGGTTCCAACCAGGGAAAATGTAGCGGATGATGCTACAAGAATAACGTTGGACCATAAAACCGACAATGACCGGTGGTTTGTGGGACCAGCGTTCCTTTACGGGCCTGAAGAAACATGGCCAAAGGAAAGCTGCGAGCCACAAGTGCTAACTATGACCGTAATCGAAAGGAGAGCCAACAGAAACGATCTACCAGATATAGAGAGATTCTCGCAGTATGAACGGCTGATTAGAGCCACAGCTTACGTCCAACTATTTATACGCAAGCTTAAGGATCGCAGTACCCGATTAAGCGTAAGCGACTTAAAAGATGCGGAACAGGCATGGGTACGCGAGGCGCAGAATCAAAGCTTCCAAGACGAAATCGACACCTTGAAGAAGGGGAAGCCAATTAAGAAAACAAGTCGTTTGGCTAAATACGACCCTTTTCTCGATGAATATGGGTTACTGCGTGTACGTGGGCGGTTACAAACACCGATAGCAGAGGAGACGAGAAATCCCATTCTATTAGATGGGCGTCATACGTTTACAAAGTTAATCGTTATGAAAGAGCATAGAAGGGCGCTGCACACTAACAACGAACGAACCGAAGCTCATATCCGACCATTTACAAATTGTGGAATGGACTATTTCGGCCCAATTTGTGTAACGATAGGACGCCGTCATGAAAAGCGATGGGGAGCAATATTTACGTGTCTAAGTACAAGAGCTGTACATATTGAAATAGTTGCATCGCTTTCTACGGACTCGGCTCTAATGGCACTAAGAAGGATGGCGGCGCGACGAGGCTGGCCGCAAATTATATATTCTGATAACGCGACCAACTTCAAAGGCGCAGACTTAGAACTAAGGAAAGCGATGGAAAAATGGACTCCAGAGATCGAGAATTTATGTCTAGTTCAACGGACAGAATGGCGATACATTGCTCCAGGAGCCCCGCATCAAGGCGGTGCATGGGAACGCTTAATAAGAACAATAAAAGACGCCATTAGAATCGTCTTGACAGAGAAGTACCCTAAGGAGGAAACTTTCAGCACGCTTATGACTGAAATAGAGTACAGTGTGAACGCAAGGCCACTAACGCACGTTCCAGTAAATCCGGACGACCCAGAGGCTTTAACTCCAAATCATTTTCTGCTTGGAGCTCCAGACACAATGCCTATATTAGGCACCTCACCACACGTTACTAAAAGAACGTGGAAGACGGCGCAAGCATTAGCCGATGAATTCTGGCGAAGATGGGTTAAGGAATATCTTCCTACTTTAAACGCCAGGGGACACACGCCAAGAATGAAAAGCCCTGTAAAGATCGGCGATGTGGTCATCATTATGGATCCCTTGCTGCCGCGCAATGTTTGGCCGCGGGGAATTGTTACGAAAACGCATAGCGGGCCTGATGGAGAAACCCGATCAGTAGAAGTGGAAACGAAACTTCATCAGCTGAGACGACCAGTGACGCGCATCGTTGTCCTACCTACGGAAAGCTTCACGTCATAG
- the LOC125058190 gene encoding uncharacterized protein LOC125058190 isoform X5: MSNNPRKSFSSKTKVGIRDPQIKRYIEQEEHNVSDSKSIQREESEMKMEVGSLTDEKKINGHCSWNKWDRSRSLTSLNPGTICNTLSNTSFHDTEYGDGDKNVMFEVTSELMKGNLVSKSEEWISRFTQILEEALNQVLQEAAFQTIPPPWTMYEACECIKRGFKNDADIVDAANKLGDIIFDNGALRGKINHNINPSTFMKIYSYGVYLVDALQGVFKDDENVQAAEKLLAKLLLDIETPDLNNSFNEIDAINEHSDEVCFSASPQKTSQNHPTPSRITRSKARKIMTSVVYLTHAPNVYFIFARQPTSTPRLISACATGDDSSSRPLNKAQISCSVQTVARLHKGDNVNIAQREKNRTLLLKSGYTYIGFVKLSS, translated from the exons ATGTCAAATAATCCAAGAAAGAGTTTCTCCAGTAAAACTAAAGTAGGGATAAGAGATCCACAAATCAAAAGATATATAGAACAAGAAGAGCATAATGTATCTGATTCAAAATCAATACAGAGAGAAGAGTCAGAAATGAAAATGGAGGTGGGTAGTTTAACTgatgagaaaaaaataaatggtcaTTGTTCATGGAATAAATGGGACAGATCACGTTCTCTTACCAGTTTAAATCCAGGGACAATCTGCAACACACTATCAAATACCTCGTTTCATGATACAGAATATGGAGATGGTGATAAAAACGTTATGTTTGAAGTTACAAGTGAACTGATGAAAGGGAACCTAGTATCCAAGTCAGAAGAGTGGATTTCGCGATTCACACAAATACTGGAAGAAGCTCTTAATCAGGTTCTACAAGAGGCAGCTTTTCAGACAATACCTCCACCTTGGACGATGTATGAGGCTTGTGAGTGTATTAAACGGGGATTTAAAAATGACGCTGATATTGTTGATGCGGCAAATAAGTTGGGggatattatatttgataatgGAGCTTTGAGAG GTAAAATTAACCACAACATAAATCCATCTACATTTATGAAAATCTATAGTTACGGCGTTTACCTCGTTGATGCGTTAcag gGCGTTTTCAAAGATGACGAAAATGTACAGGCAGCTGAGAAATTATTAGCCAAGTTACTACTCGATATTGAGACGCCGGATTTGAATAACTCGTTTAATGAAATCGATGCAATAAATGAGCATAGCGATGAAG tttgtttttcagCTTCGCCACAAAAAACATCCCAAAATCATCCGACACCATCCAGAATCACCCGTTCAAAGGCTAGAAAGATTATGACATCA gtGGTATACTTAACGCACGCACCAAACgtatactttatatttgcaAGACAGCCGACAAGCACGCCGCGCCTCATCTCAGCCTGTGCCACAGGTGACGATTCCAGTTCCAGACCACTAAATAAGGCTCAAATATCCTGTTCAGTTCAAACAGTTGCACGTTTGCACAAAGGCGACAATGTGAACATCGCCCAGAGAGAAAAGAATAGAACGTTGTTACTCAAATCGGGTTACACATACATTGGTTTCGTGAAACTCAGTTCGTAA
- the LOC125058190 gene encoding uncharacterized protein LOC125058190 isoform X6, with the protein MSNNPRKSFSSKTKVGIRDPQIKRYIEQEEHNVSDSKSIQREESEMKMEVGSLTDEKKINGHCSWNKWDRSRSLTSLNPGTICNTLSNTSFHDTEYGDGDKNVMFEVTSELMKGNLVSKSEEWISRFTQILEEALNQVLQEAAFQTIPPPWTMYEACECIKRGFKNDADIVDAANKLGDIIFDNGALRGKINHNINPSTFMKIYSYGVYLVDALQGVFKDDENVQAAEKLLAKLLLDIETPDLNNSFNEIDAINEHSDEVCFSASPQKTSQNHPTPSRITRSKARKIMTSVQERAHHSKDKLLQFLPGKENFLSNFDAYFKKSDSFILIRLNAFVLVQSPVKITEQYNKINNFKALT; encoded by the exons ATGTCAAATAATCCAAGAAAGAGTTTCTCCAGTAAAACTAAAGTAGGGATAAGAGATCCACAAATCAAAAGATATATAGAACAAGAAGAGCATAATGTATCTGATTCAAAATCAATACAGAGAGAAGAGTCAGAAATGAAAATGGAGGTGGGTAGTTTAACTgatgagaaaaaaataaatggtcaTTGTTCATGGAATAAATGGGACAGATCACGTTCTCTTACCAGTTTAAATCCAGGGACAATCTGCAACACACTATCAAATACCTCGTTTCATGATACAGAATATGGAGATGGTGATAAAAACGTTATGTTTGAAGTTACAAGTGAACTGATGAAAGGGAACCTAGTATCCAAGTCAGAAGAGTGGATTTCGCGATTCACACAAATACTGGAAGAAGCTCTTAATCAGGTTCTACAAGAGGCAGCTTTTCAGACAATACCTCCACCTTGGACGATGTATGAGGCTTGTGAGTGTATTAAACGGGGATTTAAAAATGACGCTGATATTGTTGATGCGGCAAATAAGTTGGGggatattatatttgataatgGAGCTTTGAGAG GTAAAATTAACCACAACATAAATCCATCTACATTTATGAAAATCTATAGTTACGGCGTTTACCTCGTTGATGCGTTAcag gGCGTTTTCAAAGATGACGAAAATGTACAGGCAGCTGAGAAATTATTAGCCAAGTTACTACTCGATATTGAGACGCCGGATTTGAATAACTCGTTTAATGAAATCGATGCAATAAATGAGCATAGCGATGAAG tttgtttttcagCTTCGCCACAAAAAACATCCCAAAATCATCCGACACCATCCAGAATCACCCGTTCAAAGGCTAGAAAGATTATGACATCA GTCCAGGAACGAGCCCATCACTCTAAAGATAAACTTCTTCAGTTTTTGCCGGgaaaagaaaactttttatcaaattttgaTGCTTATTTCAAAAAGAGCGAttcctttattttaataaggcTTAACGCATTTGTACTGGTGCAGTCACCGGTAAAAATTACggaacaatacaataaaataaataactttaaggCACTTACCTGA
- the LOC125058877 gene encoding uncharacterized protein LOC125058877, translating to MNDQMNFQNNSNNITSGHVTASLEGDHDMKISKDVVEDDLHDMLETNNFNITALQTLFKIDVRTKVWFLVLDEDVFLKKLNFIKEIRNADNRCRLVVPECVLNRIQKGTTSVNKIHMKRALQAAIFISNVLTENCAIVGK from the exons ATGAATGATCAAAtgaattttcaaaacaattcCAATAATATTACTTCAGGTCATGTAACTG cATCACTTGAAGGTGATCATGATATGAAAATAAGCAAAGACGTTGTTGAAGATGACTTACATGACATGCTG gaaactaataattttaatatcacagcTTTGCAAACATTGTTTAAGATTGACGTAAGAACCAAAGTTTGGTTTCTTGTGCTTGATGAGGAtgtgtttttaaagaaattaaactttataaaggAAATTCGAAATGcag aCAATAGGTGTCGTTTGGTCGTCCCGGAATGTGTTTTGAATCGTATTCAAAAGGGAACAACATCTGTTAACAAGATACATATGAAGAGAGCATTACAAGCAgccatatttatttctaatgtCTTAACGGAAAACTGTGCCATTGTTGGTaagtga
- the LOC125058190 gene encoding uncharacterized protein LOC125058190 isoform X8: MSNNPRKSFSSKTKVGIRDPQIKRYIEQEEHNVSDSKSIQREESEMKMEVGSLTDEKKINGHCSWNKWDRSRSLTSLNPGTICNTLSNTSFHDTEYGDGDKNVMFEVTSELMKGNLVSKSEEWISRFTQILEEALNQVLQEAAFQTIPPPWTMYEACECIKRGFKNDADIVDAANKLGDIIFDNGALRGKINHNINPSTFMKIYSYGVYLVDALQGVFKDDENVQAAEKLLAKLLLDIETPDLNNSFNEIDAINEHSDEASPQKTSQNHPTPSRITRSKARKIMTSVQERAHHSKDKLLQFLPGKENFLSNFDAYFKKSDSFILIRLNAFVLVQSPVKITEQYNKINNFKALT; this comes from the exons ATGTCAAATAATCCAAGAAAGAGTTTCTCCAGTAAAACTAAAGTAGGGATAAGAGATCCACAAATCAAAAGATATATAGAACAAGAAGAGCATAATGTATCTGATTCAAAATCAATACAGAGAGAAGAGTCAGAAATGAAAATGGAGGTGGGTAGTTTAACTgatgagaaaaaaataaatggtcaTTGTTCATGGAATAAATGGGACAGATCACGTTCTCTTACCAGTTTAAATCCAGGGACAATCTGCAACACACTATCAAATACCTCGTTTCATGATACAGAATATGGAGATGGTGATAAAAACGTTATGTTTGAAGTTACAAGTGAACTGATGAAAGGGAACCTAGTATCCAAGTCAGAAGAGTGGATTTCGCGATTCACACAAATACTGGAAGAAGCTCTTAATCAGGTTCTACAAGAGGCAGCTTTTCAGACAATACCTCCACCTTGGACGATGTATGAGGCTTGTGAGTGTATTAAACGGGGATTTAAAAATGACGCTGATATTGTTGATGCGGCAAATAAGTTGGGggatattatatttgataatgGAGCTTTGAGAG GTAAAATTAACCACAACATAAATCCATCTACATTTATGAAAATCTATAGTTACGGCGTTTACCTCGTTGATGCGTTAcag gGCGTTTTCAAAGATGACGAAAATGTACAGGCAGCTGAGAAATTATTAGCCAAGTTACTACTCGATATTGAGACGCCGGATTTGAATAACTCGTTTAATGAAATCGATGCAATAAATGAGCATAGCGATGAAG CTTCGCCACAAAAAACATCCCAAAATCATCCGACACCATCCAGAATCACCCGTTCAAAGGCTAGAAAGATTATGACATCA GTCCAGGAACGAGCCCATCACTCTAAAGATAAACTTCTTCAGTTTTTGCCGGgaaaagaaaactttttatcaaattttgaTGCTTATTTCAAAAAGAGCGAttcctttattttaataaggcTTAACGCATTTGTACTGGTGCAGTCACCGGTAAAAATTACggaacaatacaataaaataaataactttaaggCACTTACCTGA